A stretch of Mya arenaria isolate MELC-2E11 chromosome 14, ASM2691426v1 DNA encodes these proteins:
- the LOC128215786 gene encoding uncharacterized protein LOC128215786 isoform X1 yields MSFKLCISTILVGICLSISNAESKGEAKDGNNEVPKCLEINVHETITETFCEGLCSSFFERQNCDDDNFQMFCQKFTEKCYVVKCNNTENNAGENTPQPEKSTTPSYEGSQAEQKKPKDCPPQDCTAHSSSSGVSVGAAVGLLMLGLFLGAMVTTVICVCCPPIYAKASSILDKLKPGRGNLKDEIISNASEQKSRPMPSAPLPLQPADIRLTATTVQNANSGRPDSQHIYSESMDPSVGNTNSYDAYGYDHTNTNSSQLRNDQVKSPTYGYNRLANDVIPGTSSSKVAESAYQPLNANRSQSAEYSQIPGVRNDGDLRSQEHTDPSGAHQYFVLEKEAAMGSTETGLRDNDIGVPHDYFVLEKK; encoded by the exons ATGAGTTTCAAACTGTGCATCAGCACCATCCTAGTGGGCATCTGTTTGTCGATTTCAAATG cCGAATCTAAAGGCGAAGCCAAGGATGG GAACAACGAAGTCCCAAAATGCTTAGAAATAAACGTGCATGAGACTATAACAGAAACATTCTGCGAAGGTTTATGTAGCT CGTTCTTTGAACGACAGAACTGCGACGACgataattttcaaatgttctgCCAAAAG TTCACAGAGAAATGTTATGTCGTAAAGTGCAACAATACAGAGAATAATGCTGGAGAAAATACCCCCCAGCCAGAGAAATCCACAACTCCAAGTTATGAAG GATCCCAGGCAGAGCAGAAAAAACCGAAGGACTGTCCACCCCAGGACTGTACGGCACACAGCAGCAGTTCAGGTGTGAGTGTCGGGGCGGCAGTAGGCCTCCTCATGCTCGGGCTGTTCCTGGGAGCCATGGTAACCACCGTCATCTGCGTTTGTTGTCCCCCCATCTACGC GAAGGCGTCTTCTATCTTAGACAAACTAAAACCCGGTCGCGGCAATCTGAAAGATGAGATAATCTCG AATGCCAGTGAGCAGAAATCCCGACCCATGCCGTCGGCGCCGCTTCCTTTACAGCCTGCTGACATCCGGTTAACAGCCACAACAGTACAAAATGCCAACAGTGGCCGACCTGACTCCCAGCATATTTACAGCGAGTCGATGGATCCATCAGTCGGCAACACAAACTCATATGATGCGTACGGCTACGACCACACCAACACCAACTCGTCACAACTCCGAAATGACCAGGTGAAGTCACCGACATACGGATACAATAGGCTCGCCAATGACGTCATACCGGGCACCAGCTCTTCGAAAGTCGCAGAAAGCGCCTACCAGCCACTGAACGCCAACAGAAGCCAGAGTGCGGAATACAGTCAGATCCCCGGAGTTAGGAATGACGGTGATTTACGGAGTCAGGAGCACACTGATCCCAGTGGAGCTCACCAGTATTTTGTGCTGGAAAAGGAAGCTGCAATGGGCAGTACGGAAACTGGTCTTCGTGATAATGATATCGGTGTTCCACATGACTATTTTGTGCTGGAGAAAAAGTGA
- the LOC128215786 gene encoding uncharacterized protein LOC128215786 isoform X2 has translation MPNLKAKPRMAFFERQNCDDDNFQMFCQKFTEKCYVVKCNNTENNAGENTPQPEKSTTPSYEGSQAEQKKPKDCPPQDCTAHSSSSGVSVGAAVGLLMLGLFLGAMVTTVICVCCPPIYAKASSILDKLKPGRGNLKDEIISNASEQKSRPMPSAPLPLQPADIRLTATTVQNANSGRPDSQHIYSESMDPSVGNTNSYDAYGYDHTNTNSSQLRNDQVKSPTYGYNRLANDVIPGTSSSKVAESAYQPLNANRSQSAEYSQIPGVRNDGDLRSQEHTDPSGAHQYFVLEKEAAMGSTETGLRDNDIGVPHDYFVLEKK, from the exons ATG cCGAATCTAAAGGCGAAGCCAAGGATGG CGTTCTTTGAACGACAGAACTGCGACGACgataattttcaaatgttctgCCAAAAG TTCACAGAGAAATGTTATGTCGTAAAGTGCAACAATACAGAGAATAATGCTGGAGAAAATACCCCCCAGCCAGAGAAATCCACAACTCCAAGTTATGAAG GATCCCAGGCAGAGCAGAAAAAACCGAAGGACTGTCCACCCCAGGACTGTACGGCACACAGCAGCAGTTCAGGTGTGAGTGTCGGGGCGGCAGTAGGCCTCCTCATGCTCGGGCTGTTCCTGGGAGCCATGGTAACCACCGTCATCTGCGTTTGTTGTCCCCCCATCTACGC GAAGGCGTCTTCTATCTTAGACAAACTAAAACCCGGTCGCGGCAATCTGAAAGATGAGATAATCTCG AATGCCAGTGAGCAGAAATCCCGACCCATGCCGTCGGCGCCGCTTCCTTTACAGCCTGCTGACATCCGGTTAACAGCCACAACAGTACAAAATGCCAACAGTGGCCGACCTGACTCCCAGCATATTTACAGCGAGTCGATGGATCCATCAGTCGGCAACACAAACTCATATGATGCGTACGGCTACGACCACACCAACACCAACTCGTCACAACTCCGAAATGACCAGGTGAAGTCACCGACATACGGATACAATAGGCTCGCCAATGACGTCATACCGGGCACCAGCTCTTCGAAAGTCGCAGAAAGCGCCTACCAGCCACTGAACGCCAACAGAAGCCAGAGTGCGGAATACAGTCAGATCCCCGGAGTTAGGAATGACGGTGATTTACGGAGTCAGGAGCACACTGATCCCAGTGGAGCTCACCAGTATTTTGTGCTGGAAAAGGAAGCTGCAATGGGCAGTACGGAAACTGGTCTTCGTGATAATGATATCGGTGTTCCACATGACTATTTTGTGCTGGAGAAAAAGTGA